From one Triticum urartu cultivar G1812 chromosome 3, Tu2.1, whole genome shotgun sequence genomic stretch:
- the LOC125544242 gene encoding DELLA protein GAI-like — translation MLVAASPRVCARYPGLSDVTRSPPHSTTCTRMTPRPAKRARTPFHHFHPPTAHRFHSGGMAMGTFPFQWPMDPAPALPSGLDGSLLPSLLPPPPAPVPDDGAAYYAAADMQASSMPELAPPFPSRDAVAAELAMRRAEEEVAGIRLVHLLMSCAGAVEAGDHALAAAHLADANASLAAVSTASGIGRVAVHFTDALSRRLFRSPATPPATDAEHAFLYHHFYEACPYLKFAHFTANQAILEAFHGCDSVHVIDFSLMQGLQWPALIQALALRPGGPPFLRITGIGPPSPPGRDELRDVGLRLADLARSVRVRFSFRGVAANSLDEVHPWMLQIAPGEAVAVNSVLQLHRLLADSADQAPIDAVLDCVASLQPKIFTVVEQEAEHNKPGFLDRFTEALFYYSAVFDSLDAASANGTGNAMAEAYLQREICDIVCNEGSARMERHEPLSQWRDRLGRAGLSAVPLGASALRQARMLLGLFSGEGHSVEEAEGCLTLGWHGRPLFSASAWRAVTVSGDADGEDNHTSNNSNFSGSSGGGSDSNNSSSSNGKCSGVVGASNVFL, via the coding sequence ATGCTCGTGGCCGCCTCTCCACGTGTGTGCGCGCGCTACCCCGGCCTCTCCGACGTCACTCGCTCACCCCCTCACTCCACTACATGTACACGCATGACACCCCGCCCCGCCAAGCGCGCACGCACGCCATTCCACCACTTCCATCCTCCCACCGCCCACCGCTTCCACTCCGGAGGTATGGCAATGGGCACCTTCCCCTTCCAGTGGCCCATGGACCCCGCGCCCGCGCTGCCCTCCGGCCTCGACGGCAGCTTATTGCCCTCTCTGCTCCCGCCTCCGCCCGCGCCGGTGCCCGACGACGGCGCGGCGTACTACGCGGCGGCGGACATGCAGGCCTCCTCTATGCCCGAGCTGGCACCGCCGTTCCCGTCACGGGACGCGGTCGCCGCCGAGCTGGCCATGcggcgcgcggaggaggaggtcgccggcatCCGCTTGGTCCACCTCCTCATGAGCTGCGCGGGCGCCGTCGAGGCGGGCGACCACGCGCTCGCGGCCGCGCACCTGGCCGACGCCAACGCCTCGCTCGCCGCCGTCTCCACTGCCTCTGGCATCGGCCGCGTCGCCGTTCACTTCACCGACGCGCTCTCCAGACGGCTGTTCCGGTCGCCTGCCACTCCCCCGGCCACCGACGCCGAGCACGCCTTCCTCTACCACCACTTCTACGAGGCGTGCCCCTACCTCAAGTTCGCGCACTTCACGGCCAACCAGGCTATCCTCGAGGCCTTCCACGGCTGCGACAGCGTTCACGTCATCGACTTCAGCCTGATGCAGGGCCTCCAGTGGCCCGCTTTGATTCAGGCCCTCGCTCTCCGCCCCGGCGGCCCGCCGTTCCTCCGGATCACCGGCATTGGCCCGCCCTCCCCACCAGGCCGCGACGAGCTCCGCGATGTCGGTCTCCGCCTCGCCGACCTCGCGCGCTCCGTCCGCGTGCGGTTCTCCTTCCGCGGGGTCGCCGCCAACAGCCTCGACGAGGTCCACCCGTGGATGCTCCAGATCGCGCCCGGCGAGGCCGTGGCGGTCAACTCCGTGCTCCAGCTCCACCGCCTCCTAGCCGACTCAGCCGATCAGGCGCCCATCGACGCCGTTCTGGACTGCGTCGCCTCCTTGCAGCCCAAGATCTTCACGGTCGTGGAGCAAGAGGCGGAGCACAATAAACCGGGGTTCCTCGACAGGTTCACCGAGGCGCTCTTCTACTACTCGGCCGTGTTCGACTCTCTGGACGCCGCGAGCGCAAACGGCACGGGGAACGCGATGGCCGAGGCGTACCTCCAGAGGGAGATCTGCGACATCGTGTGCAACGAGGGCAGCGCGCGCATGGAGCGACACGAGCCGCTGTCGCAGTGGAGGGACAGGCTGGGGCGCGCGGGGCTGAGCGCCGTGCCGCTGGGGGCGAGCGCGCTCCGGCAAGCCAGGATGCTGCTCGGGCTGTTCTCCGGCGAGGGGCACTCCGTGGAGGAGGCCGAGGGGTGCCTGACGCTCGGGTGGCACGGGCGGCCGCTGTTCTCGGCGTCGGCGTGGCGGGCGGTCACCGTCAGCGGCGACGCCGACGGCGAAGATAACCACACCAGTAACAACAGCAATTTTAGCGGCAGTAGTGGCGGTGGTAGTGACAGTAataacagcagcagcagcaacggtAAGTGTAGCGGGGTTGTTGGTGCGAGCAACGTGTTTTTGTAA